The Alosa sapidissima isolate fAloSap1 chromosome 5, fAloSap1.pri, whole genome shotgun sequence genome has a window encoding:
- the LOC121708920 gene encoding uncharacterized protein LOC121708920 codes for MSFHPVFRFEPSSSELTLRPSAAAEIFVKQGSASGGQVKRADVVRAEARARAWAKHGDLSEQAVLAESELQIGQHRGQTFQWLLSNNVGFAVKILASHQKEREGGDTTTTPQMLNKDALASYAGLYPPMVTAVARRRLCEGSLSAGAGLGDTLVGFGAHSHRTLKSLYDARDQESRTYVAWIRKQKVGARSRMEALKMYVLARDKEPKTAPEPAHVLPPPGASSSDPSDTELLAAAFEVDSLPPRTYRDAPPAAPPAVVPSSSLSSSQQPLEGPGVVALQQTASGKELLPLSWRQTLPEEQQEWVGRALFRRAADGKVALTTQLKLWWYPPGARPLYTQPPATAHAFFQRPFFLWMPYRMWAYHLTCPACGRKLMGAGLYRTVRRVLDRSGWYHMGTEYLQCPSCHKKVAGWSQDILEQLDIAHREQFPAVLTYKLSCDRAVIGLLKERTLGNGVARLRASLVEQHTREWMARSIQYLSVLRKLRAPGAAPQEVSLPDIIKVPGLTWLGGVYVREAMTRLDETRARVTSIFGDLLKMDSTKKIANKLGGGAAGSAAWVTNVGNEYGQVLVSVLTAAEGDGLTNMAAGLMERYRKAGKAPPKVMYVDRDCCVTVGTSAVHKMYHEWHELVVRLDVWHLMRRFARGVTTDSHQLYGLFMARLSFAIFEWDDEDVARLREAKQSVEGRDAHIKLSAKELARHCRRRTRGAAETERLLREVLDTFSGLTDTMGVPLIDRARMEEIWSTQRRHLDCIQDPEGVELYTKTGEVTKGGVRLPVFRCARGSTSLESFHLHQCRFIPGTTASDVHFQVYLLEGLVRWNEDRGRAAVEGGQRAALRCYSAQLQHSFNQLAQEFKGVTLVESYTEPREYTGELLGVEYLYSQTNAVLQDLGDPDAPDGTDEAEEEDGTDTDEGFQEEEEEPEEISLLAYHSALLQEPHRVGEASSSQSGPPHPPHPPPGDDRMEVQPVEEEEEDVVGPDGHLGYHHVVALAHALVELRHHAFVTQRQSREVVALWDKLADRDKASVTFPPRHQDKLVKGRFKTSNRHAHTPGVDSVKRVVLGQGAGAAQSPKASRLVEAIMLELCRVHSHEGTTLAGVRINRWGAVMRDYKQIQDNVVNCPALMASTRIQLFDVNQRTLSMWHNQRSKAMMRDTIAIAVPGPSAPQTAAEPLPAPRTLLQQPQQPDQPLQHRLPADASGLAATIRGPLAPELYDIIAALQSATSSSSSAMDTTPSAMDTTPSASDTQAPSSSIAAATAPAAAPAIAIAGAIPRSTAWRHKVQAEQERRAREEGLFLKPFKKVSRFQCRRCGQPKTREYGHSRYKRETFCARADGGTVEQWLQELKRREREGPLPPP; via the exons ATGTCTTTCCACCCCGTGTTTCGCTTTGAGCCCTCGTCCTCTGAGCTCACCCTTCGGCCCTCTGCAGCCGCTGAAATTTTTGTCAAGCAGGGCTCTGCCAGTGGCGGGCAGGTGAAGAGGGCCGATGTGGTTCGAGCCGAGGCGAGGGCAAGAGCCTGGGCGAAACACGGGGACCTCAGCGAGCAAGCGGTGCTGGCCGAAAGTGAGCTCCAGATCGGCCAGCACCGCGGCCAAACCTTCCAGTGGCTGCTGAGCAACAACGTGGGGTTCGCCGTCAAGATCTTGGCGTCCcaccagaaggagagagagggaggggacacCACAACTACGCCCCAGATGCTCAACAAGGACGCCCTTGCCTCCTACGCCGGGTTGTACCCACCCATGGTGACGGCCGTCGCCAGGCGTAGGTTGTGCGAGGGCTCCTTGTCTGCAGGGGCGGGGCTGGGCGACACGCTGGTGGGGTTTGGTGCGCACAGCCATCGCACCTTAAAGTCCCTGTATGACGCGCGGGACCAAGAGAGTCGAAc CTACGTGGCATGGATACGCAAGCAGAAGGTGGGAGCTCGGTCCAGGATGGAGGCCCTGAAAATGTATGTGCTGGCTCGGGACAAGGAGCCCAAGACCGCACCTGAGCCAGCACATGTCCTCCCACCACCAG GCGCCTCCTCCTCGGACCCGAGCGACACTGAACTGCTTGCTGCCGCCTTCGAGGtcgactctctccctcccc GCACGTACAGGGACGCCCCACCAGCCGCCCCACCAGCCGtggtcccctcttcctctctctcctcctctcagcaGCCACTGGAAGGACCAGGAGTGGTGGCTCTTCAGCAGACTGCCTCCGGCAAAGAG ctgcTTCCCCTCAGCTGGAGGCAGACGCTGCCTGAAGAGCAGCAGGAGTGGGTGGGCCGGGCGCTGTTCCGGAGGGCAGCCGATGGGAAGGTTGCCCTCACGACACAGCTGAAGCTGTGGTGGTATCCACCAGGCGCCCGGCCCCTCTACACGCAGCCCCCCGCCACAGCCCACGCCTTCTTCCAGCGCCCATTCTTTCTGTGGATGCCCTACAGGATGTGGGCATACCACCTGACGTGCCCTGCCTGTGGGCGCAAACTAATGGGCGCTGGACTATACAGGACCGTCCGGAGGGTCCTGGACAGGAGTGGGTGGTACCACATGGGTACAGAGTACCTTCAGTGCCCCTCCTGTCACAAGAAGGTCGCGGGCTGGTCGCAGGACATCTTGGAGCAGCTGGACATCGCGCATCGCGAACAATTTCCAGCTGTTCTGACGTACAA GTTGTCCTGCGACAGAGCGGTGATTGGGCTGCTAAAGGAGCGCACCTTGGGCAACGGTGTGGCTCGCCTCCGCGCCTCCCTGGTGGAGCAGCACACCAGGGAGTGGATGGCGCGGTCGATCCAATATCTTTCCGTGCTCCGCAAGCTGAGGGCACCTGGAGCGGCACCACAGGAGGTGTCGCTCCCGGACATCATCAAGGTGCCCGGACTCACCTGGCTCGGCGGGGTCTACGTCCGTGAAGCCATGACCAGGCTGGACGAGACCAGGGCCAGAGTGACGTCCATTTTTGGCGATCTTCTTAAGATGGACTCCACGAAGAAG ATCGCCAATAAGCTTGGGGGCGGTGCCGCTGGCTCGGCCGCCTGGGTAACCAATGTTGGCAACGAGTACGGGCAGGTACTCGTGTCCGTCCTCACTGCAGCCGAGGGGGACGGACTGACCAACATGGCGGCCGGCCTGATGGAGCGGTACCGCAAAGCCGGAAAGGCCCCTCCAAAGGTCATGTACGTTGACCGGGACTGCTGTGTCACCGTGGGAACATCGGCAGTGCACAAGATGTACCACGAGTGGCACGAGCTGGTGGTCAGGCTTGACGTGTGGCACCTCATGCGACGCTTCGCGAGGGGTGTCACCACAGACAGCCACCAGCTCTATGGCCTCTTCATGGCGAGGCTATCCTTCGCCATTTTCGAGTGGGACGACGAGGACGTCGCCCGCTTGAGAGAGGCCAAGCAGTCCGTGGAGGGGCGGGACGCCCACATCAAACTGTCAGCCAAGGAGCTCGCTCGCCATTGTCGCCGCCGTACGAGGGGTGCGGCGGAGACAGAGCGGCTCCTCCGGGAGGTGCTGGACACTTTCTCGGGGCTGACGGACACCATGGGCGTCCCATTGATCGACCGCGCCCGCATGGAGGAGATCTGGAGCACGCAGCGCCGCCACCTCGACTGCATCCAGGACCCAGAGGGGGTGGAGCTGTACACCAAGACGGGTGAGGTCACCAAGGGTGGTGTGAGGCTCCCCGTCTTCAGGTGTGCACGAGGCTCCACTTCCCTGGAGTCCTTCCACCTGCACCAGTGCCGCTTCATACCAG GTACAACTGCAAGTGATGTCCACTTTCAGGTGTACCTGCTGGAGGGCCTGGTGCGGTGGAACGAGGACCGCGGCAGAGCGGCAGTCGAGGGAGGACAACGTGCGGCGCTGCGTTGCTACAGTGCCCAACTGCAGCACAGCTTCAACCAGCTGGCCCAGGAGTTCAAGGGGGTCACGCTGGTTGAATCCTACACGGAGCCCAGGGAGTACACAG gggaACTCTTAGGGGTGGAGTACCTGTACTCCCAGACAAACGCTGTGCTGCAGGATCTGGGGGATCCCGACGCTCCGGATGGGACAGACGAGGCCGAGGAGGAGGACGGCACTGACACTGATGAGGGCttccaggaagaggaggaggagccagaGGAGATCAGTCTCCTCGCCTACCACAGCGCTCTCCTCCAGGAGCCCCACAGAGTCGGAGAGGCCTCGTCATCCCAGTCgggacccccccacccaccccacccaccccccggcGACGACAGGATGGAGGTGCAGCcggttgaggaggaggaggaa GACGTCGTTGGGCCAGACGGTCACCTCGGCTACCATCACGTGGTGGCCCTGGCCCATGCCCTCGTGGAGCTGCGTCACCACGCCTTCGTCACACAGCGTCAATCCAGAGAGGTGGTCGCTCTCTGGGACAAGCTGGCGGACCGTGACAAGGCGTCGGTGACCTTCCCCCCCCGCCACCAGGACAAGCTGGTCAAAGGCCGCTTTAAGACCAGCAACAGGCACGCTCACACGCCAGGGGTGGACAGTGTGAAGCG tgtCGTCCTGGGTCAGGGGGCGGGAGCGGCACAGTCTCCCAAAGCCAGCAGGCTTGTCGAAGCCATCATGCTGGAGCTGTGCCGCGTACACAGCCACGAGGGCACGACGCTCGCCGGGGTCCGCATCAACCGCTGGGGTGCCGTCATGAGGGACTATAAGCAGATCCAGGACAACGTGGTCAACTGTCCTGCCCTCATGGCGAGCACCCGGATCCAGTTGTTTGATGTAAATCAGCGGACCCTGTCGATGTG GCACAACCAGAGGAGCAAGGCGATGATGCGGGACACCATCGCCATCGCAGTCCCAGGGCCCAGCGCTCCCCAGACTGCAGCGGAGCCCCTGCCTGCCCCACGGACTCTGCTGCAGCAGCCCCAACAGCCAGACCAGCCCCTCCAGCACCGCCTGCCCGCGGACGCCTCTGGTCTGGCTGCCACCATCCGGGGGCCGCTGGCCCCTGAGCTGTATGACATCATCGCCGCCCTCCAAAGTgccacatcctcctcctcctcagccatgGACACCACCCCGTCCGCCATGGACACCACCCCGTCCGCCAGTGACACGCAGGCTCCCTCGTCCAGCATCGCCGCAGCCACTGCTCCAGCCGCCGCTCCAGCAATCGCCATCGCTGGAGCCATCCCCCGCTCTACTGCCTGGAGGCACAAGGTCCAGGCAGAGCAGGAGCGTCGTGCCCGGGAGGAAGGGCTCTTCCTCAAGCCCTTCAAAAAGGTCTCCCGATTTCAGTGCAGGCGCTGTGGCCAGCCGAAGACCCGGGAGTACGGCCACAGCCGCTACAAACGGGAGACCTTTTGCGCCCGGGCCGACGGGGGAACAGTGGAGCAGTGGCTCCAAGAACTAAAGCGGCGAGAGCGCGAGGGGCCACTCCCACCACCCTGA
- the LOC121708919 gene encoding uncharacterized protein LOC121708919 produces MEVQPVEEEEEDVVGPDGHLGYHHVVALAHALVELRHHAFVTQRQSREVVALWDKLADRDKASVTFPPRHQDKLVKGRFKTSNRHAHTPGVDSVKRVVLGQGAGAAQSPKASRLVEAIMLELCRVHSHEGTTLAGVRINRWGAVMRDYKQIQDNVVNCPALMASTRIQLFDVNQRTLSMWHNQRSKAMMRDTIAIAVPGPSAPQTAAEPLPAPRTLLQQPQQPDQPLQHRLPADASGLAATIRGPLAPELYDIIAALQSATSSSSSAMDTTPSAMDTTPSASDTQAPSSSIAAATAPAAAPAIAIAGAIPRSTAWRHKVQAEQERRAREEGLFLKPFKKVSRFQCRRCGQPKTREYGHSRYKRETFCARADGGTVEQWLQELKRREREGPLPPP; encoded by the exons ATGGAGGTGCAGCcggttgaggaggaggaggaa GACGTCGTTGGGCCAGACGGTCACCTCGGCTACCATCACGTGGTGGCCCTGGCCCATGCCCTCGTGGAGCTGCGTCACCACGCCTTCGTCACACAGCGTCAATCCAGAGAGGTGGTCGCTCTCTGGGACAAGCTGGCGGACCGTGACAAGGCGTCGGTGACCTTCCCCCCCCGCCACCAGGACAAGCTGGTCAAAGGCCGCTTTAAGACCAGCAACAGGCACGCTCACACGCCAGGGGTGGACAGTGTGAAGCG tgtCGTCCTGGGTCAGGGGGCGGGAGCGGCACAGTCTCCCAAAGCCAGCAGGCTTGTCGAAGCCATCATGCTGGAGCTGTGCCGCGTACACAGCCACGAGGGCACGACGCTCGCCGGGGTCCGCATCAACCGCTGGGGTGCCGTCATGAGGGACTATAAGCAGATCCAGGACAACGTGGTCAACTGTCCTGCCCTCATGGCGAGCACCCGGATCCAGTTGTTTGATGTAAATCAGCGGACCCTGTCGATGTG GCACAACCAGAGGAGCAAGGCGATGATGCGGGACACCATCGCCATCGCAGTCCCAGGGCCCAGCGCTCCCCAGACTGCAGCGGAGCCCCTGCCTGCCCCACGGACTCTGCTGCAGCAGCCCCAACAGCCAGACCAGCCCCTCCAGCACCGCCTGCCCGCGGACGCCTCTGGTCTGGCTGCCACCATCCGGGGGCCGCTGGCCCCTGAGCTGTATGACATCATCGCCGCCCTCCAAAGTgccacatcctcctcctcctcagccatgGACACCACCCCGTCCGCCATGGACACCACCCCGTCCGCCAGTGACACGCAGGCTCCCTCGTCCAGCATCGCCGCAGCCACTGCTCCAGCCGCCGCTCCAGCAATCGCCATCGCTGGAGCCATCCCCCGCTCTACTGCCTGGAGGCACAAGGTCCAGGCAGAGCAGGAGCGTCGTGCCCGGGAGGAAGGGCTCTTCCTCAAGCCCTTCAAAAAGGTCTCCCGATTTCAGTGCAGGCGCTGTGGCCAGCCGAAGACCCGGGAGTACGGCCACAGCCGCTACAAACGGGAGACCTTTTGCGCCCGGGCCGACGGGGGAACAGTGGAGCAGTGGCTCCAAGAACTAAAGCGGCGAGAGCGCGAGGGGCCACTCCCACCACCCTGA